A region of Candidatus Omnitrophota bacterium DNA encodes the following proteins:
- a CDS encoding Rid family hydrolase has translation MFYVSDKIGDLQFLTITPKPGEAFDRSVEQAYGELADYLQSHRSVLLQERVYASLADAERIRSLRASVMEPLGESVLSPATFVEGKPIPPMFWAGLHAIAVSPADGNSTRLLRRGDKICGRYYQGSEAQHIFLSDVGRLIDALPADRSVETCETIRLTNEILRESNWSFTDVKRTWFYLDDILGWYNDFNKARNTIYHNIGLFNGQVTGIIPASTGIEGKNPRGARCTLDLLAMKPLERRPFQVKRMINPKQNEAPDYGSAFSRGLSVSLAESKCLFVSGTASIDERGVSLYAGDAERQVVRTMENVEALLASAGAGLGDICQATVFVKRTEDIDAFYRVAERMGYKVEQAVCMAADVCREELLFEIDASAVLPAR, from the coding sequence ATGTTTTATGTATCCGACAAAATTGGGGACTTGCAATTTCTGACGATTACGCCCAAACCTGGCGAGGCGTTTGACCGCTCCGTCGAACAGGCTTACGGCGAATTGGCCGATTATCTTCAAAGCCATCGATCCGTTCTTTTGCAGGAACGCGTATATGCTTCCCTAGCTGACGCCGAACGCATCCGTTCACTTCGCGCTTCCGTCATGGAGCCACTCGGCGAATCCGTTTTGTCCCCTGCAACCTTTGTGGAAGGGAAGCCCATTCCGCCGATGTTCTGGGCGGGGCTGCACGCCATCGCCGTTTCCCCAGCGGATGGCAATTCAACGCGCTTATTGCGGCGCGGCGATAAAATCTGCGGACGTTATTATCAAGGAAGCGAAGCGCAGCATATTTTTCTTTCCGATGTAGGACGTTTGATCGATGCGCTTCCCGCCGACCGTTCGGTAGAAACTTGCGAAACCATCCGTCTGACCAATGAAATTCTTAGGGAGTCGAATTGGTCGTTTACCGATGTGAAGCGCACTTGGTTTTATTTGGACGACATCTTGGGATGGTATAACGATTTCAATAAAGCCCGCAATACGATTTATCACAATATTGGATTGTTCAACGGCCAAGTTACCGGCATCATTCCCGCCAGCACCGGCATCGAAGGCAAAAATCCGCGCGGCGCGCGCTGTACGCTCGATTTATTGGCGATGAAGCCGTTGGAAAGACGTCCATTCCAAGTAAAACGGATGATTAATCCCAAGCAAAACGAAGCGCCTGATTATGGATCGGCTTTCTCGCGGGGATTGTCGGTTTCCTTAGCGGAATCGAAATGCCTCTTTGTATCCGGCACCGCTTCTATCGATGAAAGAGGGGTAAGCCTTTACGCCGGAGACGCCGAGCGCCAGGTCGTTCGCACAATGGAGAATGTGGAAGCGTTGCTCGCTTCCGCCGGGGCGGGTCTCGGCGATATTTGCCAAGCAACCGTTTTCGTGAAGCGGACGGAAGATATCGATGCGTTTTACCGCGTAGCCGAACGTATGGGCTATAAGGTGGAACAAGCCGTCTGCATGGCGGCTGACGTTTGCCGCGAGGAATTGTTGTTTGAAATCGATGCCAGCGCCGTACTCCCGGCGCGCTAG
- a CDS encoding prepilin-type N-terminal cleavage/methylation domain-containing protein has translation MKRNSAFTLIELLIVVAIIGILAAIAVPNFLNAQVRAKVARSYADMKNIGTAIEMLRMDKSVMLVDLWDDDYEWATKRIKEVFNGVGFVSNQLQRTSSDVLAPLTTPISYMSSVPNDPFIEKYGVNVHGGNNVNFKAYIYGDLEVLDADIGGFYIPVYNPKQNTTNMFGVRPLRPFEWVLLGFGPDGDMPNTTWGVPYNASNGLTSNGELVVRSGGGIE, from the coding sequence ATGAAACGGAATTCCGCCTTCACGTTGATCGAGCTGCTGATCGTCGTCGCCATCATAGGAATCCTCGCCGCCATCGCCGTGCCCAATTTTCTCAACGCCCAAGTGCGGGCGAAAGTGGCGCGCAGCTACGCCGATATGAAGAACATCGGCACGGCCATCGAAATGCTGCGCATGGACAAGAGCGTCATGCTCGTCGATTTGTGGGACGACGACTACGAATGGGCGACGAAGCGGATTAAGGAGGTCTTCAATGGCGTGGGCTTCGTATCCAACCAATTGCAACGAACCAGCTCCGATGTGCTCGCTCCGTTGACGACGCCCATTTCCTATATGTCGTCCGTTCCCAACGATCCCTTTATCGAAAAGTACGGCGTCAATGTGCATGGCGGCAATAACGTCAATTTCAAGGCCTACATCTACGGCGATCTCGAAGTGCTCGACGCCGATATCGGCGGCTTCTATATTCCCGTCTACAATCCCAAACAGAACACGACGAATATGTTCGGCGTCCGGCCATTGCGCCCCTTCGAGTGGGTGTTGCTGGGTTTCGGCCCGGATGGCGACATGCCTAACACTACCTGGGGCGTTCCCTACAACGCCAGCAACGGCCTAACCTCGAATGGCGAACTCGTCGTCCGCTCCGGCGGCGGGATTGAGTGA
- a CDS encoding lysylphosphatidylglycerol synthase transmembrane domain-containing protein, translating into MKIQNGKTRIIIGFALSLLLLGIILYRLEWKEFFGALEKIQWRWIFPAVAVCITAGFLRALRWALLSEWSSQPWLHYWRALQIGYLFNNIFPARAGEMARIVVISRQRAIPFLKTAAASVIDRLMDMSALALIALWLLTYSLPQNPLYASFRKGIFIGIAALILMAVFLLSGSKIKTMIGWLENRLGDKSKRFTDWGEQIIDGLENVRNPFRFLLVFAIAATCFAFDLSGIYLMLWTMGWNLPFIAAVTTGVFMALGASLPSSPGYIGVYQAACILALGLFDIAESEAVAFSLIWQSLSLLLAISLGGGSAMYYGLNISRTAEEAAQTPSW; encoded by the coding sequence GTGAAAATTCAAAATGGAAAAACTCGCATAATCATCGGCTTCGCCCTAAGCCTTCTTCTATTGGGGATAATTCTTTACCGTTTAGAATGGAAGGAATTTTTCGGCGCCCTTGAGAAAATTCAATGGCGGTGGATTTTCCCCGCCGTCGCCGTCTGTATTACGGCGGGTTTCTTGCGCGCCTTGCGCTGGGCGTTATTGTCGGAATGGTCGTCGCAGCCCTGGCTCCACTATTGGCGGGCGCTGCAAATTGGCTATTTGTTCAACAACATCTTTCCCGCCCGCGCCGGAGAGATGGCGCGAATCGTCGTTATCAGCCGCCAGCGCGCCATTCCGTTTTTGAAAACGGCGGCAGCTTCCGTCATCGACCGGTTAATGGATATGTCGGCGCTGGCGTTAATCGCGCTATGGCTACTGACGTATTCGCTGCCGCAAAATCCCCTTTACGCATCCTTTCGTAAAGGCATTTTCATTGGCATCGCGGCTTTGATTTTAATGGCAGTTTTTCTTCTCAGCGGTTCGAAGATTAAAACAATGATCGGATGGTTGGAAAATCGGCTGGGCGATAAAAGCAAGCGATTTACGGATTGGGGAGAACAGATCATCGATGGATTGGAAAACGTTCGCAATCCCTTTCGGTTTTTGCTCGTCTTCGCCATCGCCGCCACATGTTTCGCTTTCGATCTGTCGGGCATCTATCTCATGCTATGGACGATGGGATGGAATTTGCCCTTTATCGCGGCGGTTACAACGGGCGTCTTCATGGCTCTGGGCGCATCCTTGCCCTCTTCTCCAGGGTATATCGGCGTTTACCAGGCGGCGTGCATTCTGGCTCTCGGTCTATTTGACATCGCCGAATCGGAAGCCGTGGCTTTTTCTCTCATCTGGCAATCGCTCAGTTTGTTATTGGCTATTTCTTTAGGGGGAGGATCGGCCATGTATTACGGATTGAATATTTCCCGAACGGCGGAAGAAGCGGCCCAGACGCCGTCATGGTGA
- a CDS encoding NUDIX hydrolase: MKVCYMNPPLSRKILQIEYRNPHYSIERTKVDFGEYAKEYFVIKHGPRSGLLIHRDDSILLVQQYRQLINGLSWEISGGKIDEGEKPEEAAIREGLEETGLRCRELSPLIYYQPGMDTFDNPTHVFSSSHFEAVPNAEIDEREVIQIAWFSLSQCLEMIRRGEIQDVMSVMAIAAHQLSLLGIRLHEKQ, from the coding sequence ATGAAAGTATGTTATATGAATCCGCCATTGTCCCGTAAAATCCTGCAAATCGAATATCGCAATCCCCATTACTCCATCGAACGGACGAAGGTGGACTTCGGCGAATACGCTAAGGAGTATTTCGTCATCAAGCACGGGCCGCGTTCGGGATTGCTGATTCATCGGGACGATTCGATTCTTCTGGTTCAACAATACCGGCAGTTGATTAACGGCTTGTCGTGGGAAATTTCCGGCGGGAAGATCGACGAGGGGGAAAAGCCGGAAGAGGCCGCCATCCGAGAGGGACTCGAAGAGACGGGATTGCGCTGCCGGGAACTCTCACCGCTGATTTATTATCAGCCGGGAATGGACACGTTCGACAATCCCACGCATGTTTTTTCCAGTTCCCATTTTGAAGCGGTTCCTAATGCGGAGATTGACGAAAGAGAAGTGATTCAAATCGCCTGGTTTTCTTTATCCCAATGCTTGGAAATGATCCGGCGGGGGGAGATTCAGGACGTGATGTCGGTGATGGCGATTGCGGCGCATCAGTTGTCTCTTTTGGGAATCCGGCTGCATGAAAAACAGTGA
- a CDS encoding glycosyltransferase family 2 protein, with the protein MISIYIPALNEEKHLKNTALKIIEAANSLGGIPLDLIIVNDGSTDGTGEVIKELESKYSFIRSIHHPRNQGLGQGLKEAIATAKYPRFSIISGDDPVSLDSIKLLFHHRDKADVIFLYMMNNEIRGRKRLILSRMFSLIYIIVFNIYVQYINGGCMYPTERLRTFHIQSKRFSYMAEMAVKCLRSGCSYYEIPYYETRGLEGSTSFSFKNFREVVTTFFKLYYEIYFSHKSLFDKTPIRVKDE; encoded by the coding sequence ATGATTTCCATTTACATTCCCGCGTTGAACGAAGAAAAACATTTGAAAAATACGGCGCTGAAAATCATCGAAGCGGCGAATAGCCTCGGCGGCATTCCCCTCGATTTAATCATCGTCAACGACGGCAGCACGGATGGAACCGGCGAGGTTATCAAGGAACTCGAATCGAAATACAGCTTTATCCGCTCCATCCATCACCCGCGCAATCAAGGTCTCGGCCAAGGCTTGAAGGAAGCGATAGCGACCGCGAAATATCCTCGATTCAGCATTATTTCCGGCGACGATCCCGTATCCCTCGACAGCATCAAATTGCTTTTCCACCATCGCGATAAGGCGGACGTCATCTTTCTTTATATGATGAACAACGAAATTCGCGGGAGAAAGAGGTTGATTCTTTCCCGCATGTTCAGTCTGATTTATATCATTGTTTTCAATATTTACGTTCAATACATCAACGGTGGGTGCATGTATCCGACGGAAAGGCTTAGGACTTTCCATATTCAATCCAAGCGTTTCAGCTATATGGCGGAAATGGCCGTGAAATGCTTGCGGTCGGGTTGCTCTTACTATGAAATACCCTACTATGAAACGAGAGGCTTGGAAGGCAGCACCTCCTTTTCCTTCAAGAATTTCCGCGAAGTCGTAACGACGTTTTTTAAACTGTATTACGAAATCTATTTTTCCCATAAATCCTTATTCGATAAAACTCCCATTCGCGTCAAAGACGAATAG
- a CDS encoding WbuC family cupin fold metalloprotein, translating into MAEAFFCEQDIIEVDEAWLSKLKQEAEASPRRRSRLCLHRNHKDLVQEMVIAFCRDSLVRPHRHVGKSESFHVIEGDLAVLLFDEEGKAINKIEMGPRGSGKTFIYRISSSLWHSVVLLSDFAVIHEAAAGPFYPEENNFPAWEPKSDADLRLFLQQSLESLRSKD; encoded by the coding sequence ATGGCGGAAGCGTTTTTTTGCGAACAGGACATTATCGAAGTCGATGAAGCCTGGTTGTCGAAACTCAAGCAGGAAGCGGAGGCTTCGCCGCGAAGGCGTTCGCGCCTTTGCCTTCATCGCAACCATAAAGACTTGGTGCAGGAAATGGTCATCGCATTTTGCCGGGATTCTTTGGTTCGTCCCCACCGGCATGTAGGCAAAAGCGAATCGTTTCATGTCATCGAGGGCGATTTGGCCGTCCTTCTTTTCGACGAGGAAGGAAAAGCGATTAACAAAATCGAAATGGGGCCGAGAGGAAGCGGAAAAACCTTCATATACCGCATCTCTTCTTCATTATGGCATTCCGTTGTTTTATTGTCCGATTTCGCCGTGATTCACGAAGCGGCGGCGGGTCCGTTCTATCCTGAAGAAAATAATTTTCCCGCTTGGGAGCCTAAAAGCGATGCAGATTTGCGATTATTCTTGCAGCAATCCCTAGAATCGCTTCGTTCGAAAGATTAG
- a CDS encoding DegT/DnrJ/EryC1/StrS family aminotransferase, with product MERRVPFLDLRILDDQSRNDLLEAINKVFLHGRFILGPEVQEFEEAIASYCGRKYAVGVNSGTDALYLGLKSLDLGRGDEVITTSLSWIASANAIAMTGATPVFADIRDDLNIDPLSIEKLISPKTKAIVPVHYTGKVCRMPEIMELAQKHNLIVIEDAAQAFGARLNDQVAGSYGRIACFSMNPMKVFAACGEAGVVVTDEKELYDRLIYLRYNGVVNRETCYETSLNGRMDTIQAAVLLQRLRGLSEIIETRRRFAAIYQIELAGIVDLPCESAGEWNVYYTFTIRASRRDELKTFLEAQGVETKIQHPILMPEQPAYRNGVKGEYPNAQRLLKRILCVPCHEKLTEDDIHYVIKQIKEFYRSGV from the coding sequence ATGGAAAGACGAGTACCTTTTTTAGATTTGCGCATCCTCGACGATCAATCTCGAAACGATTTGTTAGAAGCGATCAATAAGGTATTTCTTCATGGACGCTTCATTCTAGGTCCGGAAGTTCAGGAATTCGAAGAAGCCATCGCGTCTTATTGTGGAAGGAAATACGCCGTCGGCGTCAATTCCGGGACGGACGCTTTATACTTAGGTTTAAAAAGTCTTGATCTTGGACGTGGAGACGAAGTCATTACTACTTCTTTATCCTGGATCGCTTCTGCTAACGCTATAGCCATGACAGGCGCGACGCCGGTTTTCGCCGATATCCGCGACGATTTGAATATCGATCCGCTAAGCATCGAAAAACTCATTTCCCCCAAAACGAAAGCCATCGTTCCTGTGCACTATACTGGCAAGGTATGCCGCATGCCGGAAATCATGGAACTGGCGCAAAAGCATAATCTCATAGTGATCGAAGATGCCGCCCAAGCTTTTGGCGCGCGATTGAATGACCAAGTTGCAGGTTCTTATGGCCGCATCGCTTGTTTCAGCATGAATCCTATGAAAGTCTTCGCCGCTTGCGGGGAAGCGGGCGTTGTAGTGACGGATGAAAAGGAACTTTACGACCGGCTGATTTACCTGCGGTATAATGGCGTTGTCAACCGCGAGACGTGCTACGAAACCAGTCTCAATGGAAGGATGGATACGATCCAAGCCGCCGTTCTCCTGCAACGTTTGCGCGGATTGTCAGAGATTATCGAAACGCGAAGACGCTTCGCGGCGATTTATCAAATAGAATTGGCGGGAATCGTCGATTTGCCGTGCGAATCGGCGGGTGAATGGAATGTTTATTATACCTTCACCATACGCGCATCCCGACGAGACGAATTGAAAACTTTTCTCGAAGCCCAAGGTGTTGAGACCAAAATCCAACATCCTATATTGATGCCCGAACAACCGGCTTATCGGAACGGCGTAAAGGGAGAATATCCCAACGCGCAACGGCTGTTGAAGCGGATTCTGTGCGTTCCCTGCCATGAAAAGTTAACGGAAGACGACATCCATTACGTCATAAAGCAAATTAAAGAATTCTATCGGAGCGGCGTTTAA
- a CDS encoding class I SAM-dependent methyltransferase, which yields MDIDIGTYNADPEQYKKLVQELYAQHPPITLPPEYASFIEKDMLRFLIRLARYKFVARLIKKSDCLLEIGSGSGLGCIFLSQHCTEATGVELKCTEIEEARSINRRSNCKFIQGDLFELNLPEKFDVVIALDVIEHLTVEQGNRLIAAMASRCKPHGMIVIGSPSIYSYPYQSPLSQASHVHCYEQEELMTLIDQYYHRTIAFTMNDELVHTGYSKMAWYYFAIGFSPKLTE from the coding sequence ATGGATATTGATATCGGGACCTACAACGCCGATCCGGAACAATATAAGAAATTGGTGCAGGAATTATACGCCCAGCATCCGCCGATCACCCTGCCGCCGGAATACGCCAGTTTTATTGAAAAGGATATGCTGCGGTTTCTGATCCGGTTAGCGCGATATAAATTCGTCGCCCGGTTAATCAAGAAAAGCGACTGTCTATTGGAGATCGGTTCGGGGTCTGGACTCGGCTGCATTTTTCTCAGTCAGCATTGCACCGAAGCCACGGGCGTCGAATTGAAATGCACGGAAATAGAAGAGGCGCGATCTATCAATCGGCGTTCGAATTGCAAGTTTATTCAAGGCGACTTGTTCGAATTGAATCTTCCAGAAAAATTCGACGTAGTTATTGCCCTGGACGTCATCGAACACTTGACCGTAGAGCAAGGGAATCGATTGATCGCCGCTATGGCTTCCCGATGCAAGCCACATGGAATGATCGTCATCGGCTCGCCAAGCATTTATTCCTATCCTTATCAAAGTCCGTTAAGCCAAGCATCCCATGTTCATTGTTATGAGCAAGAAGAGTTGATGACTTTGATCGATCAATATTACCATCGCACGATTGCGTTCACCATGAATGACGAACTGGTTCACACGGGATATTCCAAAATGGCGTGGTATTATTTCGCCATTGGTTTTTCTCCCAAATTAACGGAATAA
- a CDS encoding acyltransferase, whose translation MNLGGEYLTENELKNYGFRRLGKNIKIHNRASVYGVENISLGDHVRIDDFTIIIATGPLEIGHYVSIPNFCFIGAKYGLVMEDFVTLAPGVKIFTSSDDYSGEFLSGPIVPPEMTGGKKGKVTLGKHVLIGAGSVVLPACALGEGCSVGALSLVNKDLEPWGVYAGVPAIRLKDRRQDMLEWEKKLKEQGNGY comes from the coding sequence ATGAATCTTGGCGGGGAATACCTAACCGAAAACGAACTAAAAAATTACGGTTTTCGCCGACTGGGCAAGAATATAAAAATCCATAACCGCGCCAGCGTTTACGGCGTGGAGAATATATCGCTAGGCGATCATGTTCGCATTGACGACTTTACCATTATCATCGCTACGGGGCCGTTAGAGATTGGCCATTATGTAAGCATCCCCAATTTCTGTTTTATTGGTGCGAAGTACGGCCTTGTTATGGAAGATTTCGTCACCTTGGCGCCGGGGGTGAAAATATTTACTTCTAGCGATGACTATTCGGGAGAATTTCTTTCAGGGCCGATAGTTCCGCCGGAAATGACTGGGGGGAAGAAAGGGAAAGTCACTCTCGGAAAGCACGTCCTGATTGGAGCGGGAAGCGTCGTGCTTCCCGCTTGCGCGTTGGGTGAAGGCTGCTCGGTCGGCGCGCTTTCTCTCGTCAACAAAGACCTGGAACCGTGGGGCGTCTATGCGGGCGTTCCCGCCATTAGGCTCAAAGATCGCCGTCAAGATATGTTGGAATGGGAAAAGAAACTGAAAGAACAAGGCAATGGATATTGA
- a CDS encoding zinc-binding dehydrogenase — MTSVKTMKAAILVESNQPLAIAEIALPSQLDIGQVLVQIHYSGICGAQINEIQAAKGPDKFLPHLLGHEGVGTVIETGPGVTAAKPGDLVVLHWRKGKGIQANPPAYDWNGQRVNSGWVTTFSEYSIVSENRITPIPKDFDQQTAPLFGCAVTTAIGVINNNAQVKIGQSVVIFGAGGVGLNMVQAAAMVSAYPIIAIDLFDDKLKLASKLGATHIINSNKTDAKTEIQKIVENAGVDVAIDNTGQPRIIELAYELTKPQGKVVLVGVPKKGNNITIYSLPIHFKKIITGSEGGETYPTEDIPRYIKLCQAGKLNLKEVITDHFHLDDINIAIEKMTKGEITGRCLVKCKP, encoded by the coding sequence ATGACATCCGTGAAAACCATGAAGGCGGCGATACTGGTGGAATCCAACCAGCCGTTGGCCATCGCTGAAATCGCTCTGCCTTCGCAACTCGATATCGGCCAGGTTTTGGTGCAGATTCATTACAGCGGCATCTGCGGCGCGCAGATTAACGAAATCCAGGCAGCCAAGGGACCGGATAAGTTCCTGCCCCATCTGCTGGGTCATGAAGGCGTGGGAACGGTGATCGAAACCGGCCCCGGCGTTACGGCGGCCAAACCCGGCGATCTTGTAGTGCTGCATTGGCGGAAAGGGAAGGGAATCCAAGCCAATCCCCCCGCTTACGATTGGAACGGCCAGCGCGTCAATTCCGGCTGGGTGACCACTTTTAGCGAATATTCCATCGTTTCGGAAAACCGCATTACGCCCATTCCCAAGGATTTCGACCAGCAGACCGCGCCCCTCTTCGGCTGCGCCGTTACGACGGCTATAGGCGTCATCAACAACAACGCTCAAGTAAAGATCGGCCAATCTGTCGTTATCTTCGGAGCGGGAGGCGTCGGCCTCAACATGGTCCAGGCGGCGGCGATGGTCTCCGCCTATCCCATTATCGCCATCGACCTTTTCGACGACAAGTTAAAGCTGGCTTCCAAATTGGGCGCAACCCACATTATCAATTCCAACAAAACGGATGCGAAAACAGAAATCCAGAAGATCGTGGAAAACGCAGGCGTGGATGTCGCCATCGATAACACTGGCCAACCGCGCATCATCGAACTGGCTTATGAATTGACCAAACCGCAAGGGAAAGTCGTATTGGTAGGCGTTCCCAAAAAAGGGAATAATATTACTATCTATTCTCTGCCGATTCACTTCAAGAAAATCATCACCGGCTCCGAAGGCGGCGAAACGTATCCCACGGAGGACATTCCCCGCTACATCAAATTATGCCAGGCGGGGAAATTGAACTTGAAAGAAGTGATTACGGACCATTTCCACCTAGACGACATTAACATCGCCATCGAGAAAATGACGAAGGGCGAGATTACGGGGCGGTGCTTAGTGAAATGCAAGCCGTAG
- a CDS encoding class I SAM-dependent methyltransferase, with protein MGRLLNIVTPLHKRAKRAYIDRMVDDKVHCMLKAKEYEYDYWDGDRRYGYGGYKYDGRWSVVAKQLIDIYNLKSNAKILDVGCGKAHLLYELKQLLPESEVVGFDISRHGLADAPEGIRDHLIRYRAQDAYPWGDNYFDLAISLGCLHNLRIFELETALREIERVGVNRYVMLESYRNELEQFNLQCWALTCESFFDTAEWIWLYRHFGYTGDYEFIYFE; from the coding sequence ATGGGCCGTTTGTTGAACATCGTTACTCCTCTGCACAAAAGAGCGAAACGGGCGTATATCGACCGCATGGTTGACGATAAAGTCCATTGCATGTTGAAAGCGAAGGAATACGAATACGACTATTGGGACGGCGACCGCCGTTATGGCTACGGCGGTTATAAATACGACGGGCGTTGGTCCGTCGTCGCTAAGCAGTTAATCGACATTTATAACTTGAAATCCAACGCCAAGATTTTGGACGTGGGCTGCGGCAAGGCGCATTTGCTTTACGAACTGAAGCAATTACTGCCCGAATCCGAAGTCGTCGGCTTCGACATCTCCCGCCACGGCCTCGCCGACGCGCCGGAAGGCATCCGCGATCATCTGATCCGCTATCGCGCGCAGGACGCCTATCCTTGGGGCGATAATTATTTCGACCTGGCGATTTCGCTGGGCTGCCTGCATAACCTGCGCATTTTCGAGCTAGAGACGGCGCTGCGGGAAATCGAGCGCGTGGGCGTTAACCGCTATGTGATGCTGGAAAGCTACCGCAACGAGCTGGAGCAATTCAACCTGCAATGCTGGGCGCTGACCTGCGAATCCTTCTTCGATACGGCGGAATGGATTTGGCTATACCGCCATTTCGGATATACAGGCGACTACGAATTTATCTATTTCGAGTAA
- a CDS encoding aminoglycoside phosphotransferase family protein: MITESEIQAAIPSLLKSAGLNGDFSLHPVPGGGNNRGYRIELDRSRYFLKAYFRHENDPRDRLDSEFRFTQFAWNQGLRALPQPLARDSEHGMGLYEFVEGRRLQASEITEEKIRIAVDFFREVNRHKEAPEAQMLPIGSEACFSLASHLRCVDRRLQMLEAVKDASPIDGAARDFIQNEMKTIWARIKEAVNRSAGGPAAMERELTHDERCLSPSDFGFHNALLTPEGRIRFLDFEYAGWDDAAKMVCDFLCHVGTPIPRSLHPFFIDIIVNDISKPEILLRRIALLRPVYQVKWCCILLNEFIKVGADRRRFASSPEVFDAVKEAQLAKARAMFGQIDLNAAPFVEMRVTK, encoded by the coding sequence GTGATTACGGAATCCGAAATTCAAGCCGCTATTCCCTCCTTGTTGAAGTCCGCCGGTCTGAACGGCGATTTTTCGCTGCATCCCGTTCCTGGCGGCGGCAACAATCGCGGCTACCGCATCGAATTGGATCGATCCCGTTATTTTCTCAAAGCCTATTTTCGCCATGAAAACGATCCTCGCGACCGGCTCGATTCCGAATTTCGCTTTACGCAATTCGCCTGGAATCAAGGGCTGCGCGCTTTGCCTCAACCCTTGGCGCGGGATTCCGAGCATGGTATGGGACTGTATGAATTCGTCGAAGGGCGGCGGTTGCAGGCGAGTGAAATTACGGAAGAAAAAATTCGCATCGCCGTCGATTTTTTCCGGGAGGTAAATCGCCATAAAGAAGCGCCGGAAGCGCAAATGCTGCCCATCGGCTCGGAAGCGTGCTTCAGCCTGGCGAGCCATCTGCGTTGCGTCGACCGCCGTCTGCAAATGTTGGAAGCCGTGAAAGATGCATCACCCATAGACGGCGCGGCGAGAGATTTCATCCAGAATGAAATGAAAACAATATGGGCGCGAATCAAAGAAGCCGTCAACCGATCTGCTGGCGGTCCTGCCGCCATGGAAAGGGAGTTGACTCATGACGAACGCTGCCTTTCGCCATCGGATTTTGGTTTTCATAACGCCTTGTTGACGCCGGAAGGACGCATTCGCTTTCTCGATTTCGAATACGCCGGTTGGGACGACGCCGCTAAGATGGTCTGCGATTTCTTATGCCATGTGGGAACGCCCATCCCGCGATCATTGCATCCTTTTTTTATTGATATTATAGTTAATGATATTTCCAAGCCGGAAATCCTGTTGCGGCGCATTGCGCTTTTGCGGCCCGTCTATCAGGTCAAATGGTGCTGCATCCTTTTAAACGAATTTATCAAGGTCGGCGCCGACCGCCGCCGCTTCGCTTCTTCACCGGAAGTTTTCGACGCCGTCAAGGAGGCGCAACTCGCCAAGGCGCGCGCCATGTTCGGCCAAATCGATTTGAATGCCGCGCCGTTTGTGGAAATGAGGGTGACTAAATAA